From a single Papaver somniferum cultivar HN1 unplaced genomic scaffold, ASM357369v1 unplaced-scaffold_19, whole genome shotgun sequence genomic region:
- the LOC113339072 gene encoding elicitor-responsive protein 1-like has product MTTGTLEVLLVDACILKDTDLIGKMDPYVVIKFGDQKRKSTVCKKQGKTPVWNEKLKFNVEYAGYIRDEHPKYKLKFKIMDKDRFSKDDFIGELTIYVDDLLAQGMVNENAEIRPCNYIIVGSNKSDNGGIRIGLAFTQVDENENENENEKKEGKSKKKKHGLHLHHKNDGKKKSGGRKNPFKHHNKNDGEAEEEEGEEGEEEESESVSSESDQEVEAGEEEGNVFGKLGALLESLGDL; this is encoded by the exons ATGACAACGGGTACACTAGAAGTGTTGCTTGTGGATGCTTGTATACTCAAAGACACCGATCTGATTG GTAAAATGGATCCGTATGTGGTAATTAAGTTTGGTGATCAGAAGCGTAAGAGCACCGTTTGCAAAA AACAAGGAAAAACACCCGTGTGGAACGAAAAGCTCAAATTTAATGTGGAGTATGCCGGTTATATCAGAGATGAACATCCTAaatataaactcaaatttaagaTCATGGATAAAGATAGGTTTAGCAAGGATGATTTTATCGGTGAATTGAC GATCTATGTCGACGATCTCTTGGCACAAGGAATGGTGAATGAAAATGCTGAAATACGCCCTTGCAACTACATCATTGTTGGCTCTAACAAATCCGACAACGGAGGGATTCGAATCGGCCTAGCTTTCACCCAG GtagatgaaaatgaaaatgaaaatgaaaatgaaaaaaaggaGGGTAAGTCTAAAAAAAAGAAACACGGCCTACACCTCCATCACAAGAATGATGGGAAGAAAAAATCCGGTGGACGGAAAAATCCCTtcaaacaccataataagaatgATGGTGAGGCAGAGGAGGAGGAAGGGGAGGAGGGGGAAGAGGAGGAATCGGAGTCAGTGTCTTCGGAGTCGGATCAGGAGGTGGAGGCAGGGGAGGAGGAGGGGAACGTGTTTGGAAAGCTTGGAGCTTTATTAGAATCTCTGGGTGACTTATGA